The Altererythrobacter sp. CAU 1644 genome has a window encoding:
- a CDS encoding nitrate/nitrite transporter, protein MSPREIASAGEQNRALGLSTFAFTICFAVWTIFAIIGIEIKEELGLSDTQFGLLVGTPILTGSLTRLFLGVWTDQYGGRIVFPLTMLASAAATFLLSYASSYSVMLLAALGLGVAGGTFAVGVAYVSKWYPQEKQGSALGFFGMGNVGAALTKFVAPWVMVALGWQAVAQIWAGVAAVVAVVFYLFAKDDPEFAARKISGAKPMTLKQQLEPLKNEQVWRFSLYYFFVFGAFVALALWLPKYMVGLYDLDVKTAGMLAAAFSLSASIFRAYGGILSDRYGARKVMYATFGVSLVLLFMLSYPATDYVIHGIEGDIVFSTSMSLVPFVITIFVLGFFMSLGKAAVYKHIPVYYPGHVGSVGGLVGLVGGLGGFILPIVFGAVSDLTGIWTSCFMVLFALVAVALGWMHFAIRQMEQKAAGIDTRSLPEFPEMAELHDETKDVVATPSKVLTEWAPEDPGFWESTGERIARRNLYISIPALLLAFCVWMVWSVVVAKLPSIGFDYTTNQLFWLAALPGLSGATLRIFYSFMVPIFGGRLWTTLSTASLLIPAFGIGYAVQNPDTPYFIFLVLALLCGLGGGNFASSMANISFFFPKAQKGNALALNAGLGNLGVSVMQFAVPLVIAASVFGALGGAAQQTAEGGQLWLQNAGFIWVPFIMASALLAWFGMNDIADAKASFAEQAVIFQRKHNWLMCWLYTGTFGSFIGFSAGLPLLAKHQFPDIDVLKFVFLGPLVGALSRAATGWLSDRWGGGRVTFWVFVGMMLAVVGIVYFIEAGNWWGFLGMFIAMFFLTGVGNASTFQMIPIIMRQEVPRLMPHLDAAQRTRQAEKESAAIVGFTSAIAAYGAFFIPKSFGTSIEATGSPLTALWGFLIFYGSCAALTWWAYTRRGGLLHDIERGNAPAPISTPLALKEA, encoded by the coding sequence ATGTCACCACGGGAAATCGCCAGCGCAGGAGAACAGAACCGCGCATTGGGGCTTAGCACTTTCGCCTTTACGATCTGCTTTGCCGTCTGGACGATCTTCGCGATCATCGGGATCGAGATCAAGGAAGAGCTGGGGCTCAGCGATACGCAATTCGGCCTGCTGGTCGGCACGCCGATCCTGACCGGGTCGCTCACGCGCCTGTTCCTCGGGGTCTGGACCGACCAATACGGCGGCCGGATAGTCTTCCCGTTGACGATGTTGGCATCGGCGGCTGCCACTTTCCTGCTGTCCTACGCATCCAGCTACTCGGTGATGTTGCTTGCCGCGCTCGGGCTGGGCGTCGCGGGCGGTACCTTCGCCGTCGGTGTGGCCTATGTTTCCAAGTGGTATCCGCAGGAGAAGCAGGGTTCCGCCCTCGGGTTCTTCGGCATGGGCAACGTCGGTGCGGCGCTGACCAAGTTCGTTGCACCCTGGGTGATGGTCGCGCTCGGCTGGCAGGCCGTCGCACAGATCTGGGCCGGGGTCGCCGCGGTCGTGGCCGTGGTGTTCTACCTGTTCGCCAAGGACGACCCGGAATTCGCCGCGCGCAAGATCAGCGGCGCCAAGCCGATGACGCTCAAGCAGCAGCTCGAACCGCTCAAGAACGAGCAGGTTTGGCGCTTCTCGCTCTATTATTTCTTCGTGTTCGGAGCCTTTGTCGCGCTCGCGCTTTGGCTGCCGAAATACATGGTCGGGCTCTACGATCTCGACGTGAAGACCGCCGGCATGCTGGCCGCGGCATTCTCGCTCTCGGCCAGTATCTTCCGCGCCTATGGCGGCATCCTGTCCGACCGCTACGGCGCGCGCAAGGTGATGTACGCCACCTTCGGCGTGTCGCTCGTGCTGCTGTTCATGTTGTCCTACCCGGCGACCGACTACGTCATTCACGGGATCGAGGGCGATATCGTCTTCTCGACCTCGATGAGCCTGGTGCCCTTCGTGATCACGATCTTCGTGCTCGGCTTCTTCATGTCGCTGGGCAAGGCCGCGGTCTACAAGCACATTCCCGTCTATTACCCCGGCCATGTCGGCTCGGTCGGCGGTCTCGTCGGCCTCGTCGGCGGGCTGGGCGGCTTCATCCTGCCGATCGTGTTCGGCGCAGTGAGCGACCTTACCGGCATCTGGACCAGCTGCTTCATGGTGCTGTTCGCGCTGGTCGCGGTCGCGCTCGGCTGGATGCACTTCGCGATCCGCCAGATGGAGCAGAAGGCCGCGGGCATCGACACCCGCTCGCTTCCCGAGTTCCCCGAGATGGCGGAGCTCCACGACGAGACCAAGGACGTGGTGGCAACCCCATCGAAGGTACTCACCGAGTGGGCGCCAGAGGATCCCGGATTCTGGGAAAGCACCGGTGAGCGCATCGCCCGGCGCAACCTCTACATCTCGATCCCCGCGCTGCTGCTCGCTTTCTGCGTGTGGATGGTGTGGTCGGTGGTGGTCGCCAAGCTGCCTTCGATCGGCTTCGACTATACGACCAACCAGCTGTTCTGGCTGGCGGCGCTGCCGGGCCTGTCGGGTGCGACGCTGCGGATATTCTACAGCTTCATGGTGCCGATCTTCGGCGGCCGGCTGTGGACCACGCTGTCGACCGCCTCGCTGCTGATCCCGGCATTCGGCATCGGCTATGCGGTCCAGAATCCCGATACGCCCTACTTCATCTTCCTAGTGCTGGCGCTGCTGTGCGGCCTTGGCGGGGGCAATTTCGCTTCCTCCATGGCGAACATCAGTTTCTTCTTCCCCAAGGCGCAGAAGGGCAACGCGCTGGCGCTCAATGCCGGTCTCGGCAACCTCGGCGTCTCGGTGATGCAGTTCGCCGTGCCGCTGGTGATCGCGGCCAGCGTATTCGGTGCGCTCGGCGGGGCGGCGCAGCAGACTGCCGAGGGCGGCCAGCTGTGGCTGCAGAACGCGGGCTTCATCTGGGTGCCGTTCATCATGGCCTCGGCCCTGCTCGCCTGGTTCGGCATGAACGACATCGCCGATGCCAAGGCCAGCTTCGCGGAACAGGCGGTGATCTTCCAGCGCAAGCACAACTGGCTGATGTGCTGGCTCTACACTGGAACCTTCGGCAGCTTCATTGGCTTCTCGGCGGGCCTGCCGCTGCTGGCCAAGCACCAGTTCCCCGACATCGACGTGCTCAAGTTCGTCTTCCTGGGGCCGCTGGTGGGCGCGCTCAGCCGGGCCGCAACCGGATGGCTGTCCGATCGTTGGGGCGGCGGCCGCGTGACCTTCTGGGTCTTCGTCGGCATGATGCTGGCGGTGGTCGGCATCGTCTACTTCATCGAAGCGGGCAATTGGTGGGGCTTCCTCGGAATGTTCATCGCCATGTTCTTCCTGACCGGCGTGGGCAATGCGTCGACCTTCCAGATGATCCCGATCATCATGCGACAGGAAGTGCCCCGGCTGATGCCGCATCTCGATGCTGCCCAGCGCACGCGCCAGGCGGAGAAGGAATCGGCGGCAATCGTCGGCTTTACCTCGGCCATCGCAGCCTACGGCGCCTTCTTCATCCCGAAGAGCTTCGGCACCTCGATCGAGGCCACCGGATCGCCGCTGACGGCCCTGTGGGGTTTCCTGATCTTCTACGGAAGCTGCGCGGCGCTGACCTGGTGGGCCTACACCCGCCGCGGCGGCCTGCTCCATGATATCGAACGCGGCAATGCGCCCGCGCCCATCTCCACCCCTCTAGCGCTGAAGGAGGCTTGA
- a CDS encoding nitrate reductase subunit alpha: protein MSQLLDRLTFFKQAKQPFSEGHGVTTNQSREWEDGYRKRWQHDKVVRSTHGVNCTGSCSWKIYVKGGIITWETQQTDYPRTRPDLPNHEPRGCPRGASYSWYIYSAQRLKYPLVRSRLLKLWREARAVRTPVAAWASIVEDPVKRKSYTAIRGHGGFVRSTWDEVNEIIASANAYTAKTYGPDRVIGFSPIPAMSMVSYAAGSRYLSLLGGTCMSFYDWYCDLPPSSPMTWGEQTDVPESADWYNSGFLMMWGSNVPQTRTPDAHFMTEARYRGTKVAVVSPDYAEATKFADLWLNPKQGTDAALAMAMGHVILREFHLDRQAEYFEDYCRKYSDFPMLVRLVAKDGGYVPDRLLRASDFEGALGEENNPEWKTVAIDDTSGAPVAPLGSAGFRWGEKGKWNLEEKDGKGSDTRLRLTSIMDGQHDEVVEVGFPYFGNREHDHFEGTDHPDVLNRRVPAREVELADGKALVATVFDLFCANYGLDRGLGGEHVARDYAENVPYTPAWAEKITGVPAEQIVTVAREFAGNAEATNGKSMVILGAGLNHWYHMDMNYRGIINLLVMCGCVGQSGGGWSHYVGQEKLRPQTGWLPLAFALDWGRPPRQMNSTSFFYAHTDQWRYETLGVDEILSPTAPEGDWDASLIDYNARAERMGWLPSAPQLKTNPLEVGRKAKEAGVEAKDYVSGALQSGELEMSCFDPDDPANWPRNLFVWRSNLLGSSGKGHEYFLKHLLGTAHGVQGKDLGEMGHQKPKEVRWHDDAPKGKLDLLVTLDFRMSTTCVYSDIVLPTASWYEKDDLNTSDMHPFIHPLSAAVDPVWESRSDWDIYKGIAKKFSEVAPEVLGVEQDVVLVPIQHDTANEIAQPFDVADWGQGQTVPIPGKTMANVAVVERDYPNLYKRFTALGPLMDKLGNGGKGIAWNTEHEVANLRALNGVVTEEGPTKGMAQIESAIDACEVLLMLAPETNGEVAVKAWEALSANTGRDHSHLARPKEEEKIRFRDVQAQPRKIISSPTWSGLESEHVCYNAGYTNVHELIPWRTLTGRQQLYQDHMWMRAFGEALCVYRPPIDTKAVKPMLDEAKDAPHVVLNFITPHQKWGIHSTYTDNLLMLTLSRGGPIVWMSETDAAKAGLEDNDWVEAFNANGALVARVVVSQRMKEGTLFMYHAQEKIVNVPGSPLTGQRGGIHNSVTRAVLKPTHMIGGYVQQSYGFNYYGTVGSNRDEYVIVRKLQKVDWLEGALAEGENAA from the coding sequence ATGAGCCAGCTTCTCGACCGTCTCACATTCTTCAAGCAGGCCAAGCAGCCGTTCTCCGAAGGCCATGGCGTCACCACCAACCAGAGCCGCGAGTGGGAAGACGGCTATCGCAAGCGCTGGCAGCACGACAAGGTGGTCCGCTCGACCCACGGCGTGAACTGCACCGGCTCGTGCTCGTGGAAGATCTACGTCAAGGGCGGGATCATCACCTGGGAAACGCAGCAGACCGACTATCCGCGCACCCGGCCCGACCTGCCCAATCACGAGCCCCGCGGCTGCCCGCGCGGCGCGAGCTACAGCTGGTACATCTATTCGGCGCAGCGGCTGAAATATCCGCTGGTGCGCTCGCGCCTGCTTAAGCTGTGGCGCGAGGCGCGGGCGGTGCGCACCCCCGTCGCGGCCTGGGCCTCGATCGTAGAGGATCCGGTCAAGCGCAAGAGCTACACCGCGATCCGCGGCCACGGCGGTTTCGTCCGCTCGACCTGGGACGAGGTGAATGAGATCATCGCCTCGGCCAATGCCTATACCGCCAAGACCTATGGCCCCGACCGGGTGATCGGCTTCAGCCCGATCCCCGCCATGTCGATGGTCAGCTACGCGGCGGGCTCGCGCTATCTCTCGCTGCTCGGCGGCACCTGCATGTCGTTCTACGACTGGTACTGCGACCTCCCGCCCTCGAGCCCGATGACCTGGGGCGAACAGACCGACGTTCCCGAAAGCGCCGACTGGTACAACTCCGGCTTCCTGATGATGTGGGGTTCGAATGTGCCGCAGACGCGGACGCCCGATGCCCACTTCATGACCGAAGCGCGCTATCGCGGGACCAAGGTCGCAGTGGTTAGCCCCGACTATGCCGAGGCGACCAAGTTCGCCGACCTGTGGCTCAACCCGAAGCAGGGGACCGACGCCGCGCTCGCCATGGCGATGGGCCATGTGATCCTGCGCGAGTTCCACCTCGACCGGCAGGCCGAGTATTTCGAGGACTACTGCCGCAAATATTCCGACTTCCCGATGCTGGTGCGGCTGGTTGCCAAGGACGGCGGCTATGTGCCTGACCGGCTGCTGCGCGCCTCCGACTTCGAAGGAGCGCTGGGCGAAGAGAACAATCCCGAATGGAAGACGGTCGCGATTGACGACACCAGCGGTGCGCCGGTTGCTCCGCTCGGCTCGGCGGGCTTTCGCTGGGGCGAGAAGGGCAAGTGGAACCTCGAGGAGAAGGACGGCAAGGGCAGCGACACCCGGCTGCGGCTGACCTCGATCATGGACGGCCAGCACGACGAGGTGGTCGAAGTCGGCTTCCCCTATTTCGGCAATCGCGAACACGACCATTTCGAGGGCACCGACCACCCCGACGTCCTCAATCGCCGCGTCCCCGCGCGCGAGGTCGAACTGGCGGATGGCAAGGCGCTGGTTGCGACCGTGTTCGACCTGTTCTGTGCCAACTACGGCCTCGATCGTGGTCTGGGCGGCGAGCATGTGGCGCGGGATTACGCCGAGAACGTCCCCTACACCCCCGCCTGGGCGGAGAAGATCACCGGCGTTCCGGCCGAGCAGATCGTCACCGTCGCGCGCGAATTCGCGGGCAATGCAGAGGCGACGAACGGCAAGTCGATGGTGATCCTCGGGGCCGGTCTCAACCACTGGTACCACATGGACATGAACTACCGCGGCATCATCAACCTCTTGGTGATGTGCGGGTGCGTGGGCCAGTCGGGCGGTGGCTGGTCGCATTATGTCGGGCAGGAGAAGCTGCGCCCGCAGACCGGTTGGCTGCCGCTCGCCTTCGCGCTCGACTGGGGCCGCCCGCCGCGCCAGATGAACTCGACCAGCTTCTTCTACGCGCACACCGACCAGTGGCGCTACGAGACGCTGGGCGTGGACGAGATCCTCTCGCCGACCGCGCCCGAGGGCGATTGGGACGCGAGCCTGATCGACTACAACGCGCGGGCGGAACGTATGGGCTGGTTGCCCAGCGCGCCGCAGCTCAAGACCAATCCGCTCGAAGTGGGGCGCAAGGCCAAGGAAGCGGGCGTCGAGGCCAAGGACTACGTCTCGGGGGCGCTGCAATCGGGCGAGCTCGAGATGTCGTGCTTCGACCCCGACGATCCGGCCAACTGGCCGCGCAACCTGTTCGTGTGGCGTTCGAACCTGCTCGGCTCCTCGGGCAAGGGACACGAGTATTTCCTCAAGCACCTGCTAGGCACGGCGCACGGCGTGCAGGGCAAGGACCTGGGCGAAATGGGTCACCAGAAGCCCAAGGAAGTCCGGTGGCACGACGATGCGCCGAAGGGGAAGCTCGACCTGCTCGTCACGCTCGACTTCCGCATGTCGACCACCTGCGTCTATTCGGACATCGTCCTGCCGACCGCGAGCTGGTACGAGAAGGACGATCTCAACACCTCCGACATGCATCCCTTCATCCACCCGCTGTCGGCGGCGGTCGACCCTGTATGGGAGTCGCGCAGCGACTGGGACATCTACAAGGGGATCGCGAAGAAGTTCTCCGAAGTCGCGCCCGAAGTGCTCGGCGTCGAGCAGGACGTGGTGCTGGTCCCGATCCAGCACGACACTGCAAACGAGATCGCCCAGCCCTTCGACGTGGCCGATTGGGGCCAGGGCCAGACCGTCCCGATCCCGGGCAAGACCATGGCCAATGTTGCCGTGGTCGAACGCGATTACCCCAATCTTTACAAGCGTTTCACCGCGCTCGGCCCGCTGATGGACAAGCTCGGCAATGGCGGCAAGGGGATCGCCTGGAACACCGAACATGAAGTCGCGAACCTGCGCGCGCTCAACGGCGTTGTGACCGAGGAAGGACCGACCAAGGGCATGGCGCAGATCGAAAGCGCGATCGATGCCTGCGAGGTGCTGCTGATGCTCGCGCCTGAGACCAATGGCGAAGTCGCGGTCAAGGCGTGGGAGGCGCTGTCGGCCAATACCGGGCGCGATCACTCGCATCTGGCGCGGCCCAAGGAAGAGGAAAAGATCCGCTTCCGCGACGTGCAGGCGCAGCCGCGCAAGATCATCTCCTCGCCCACCTGGTCGGGGCTCGAGAGCGAGCATGTCTGCTACAACGCCGGCTACACCAACGTCCACGAGCTGATCCCCTGGCGCACGCTGACCGGGCGCCAGCAGCTTTACCAGGACCACATGTGGATGCGGGCCTTCGGCGAGGCGCTGTGCGTCTATCGTCCGCCGATCGACACCAAGGCGGTCAAGCCGATGCTCGACGAGGCCAAGGATGCGCCGCATGTCGTGCTCAACTTCATCACCCCGCACCAGAAGTGGGGGATCCATTCGACCTATACCGACAATTTGCTGATGCTGACGCTGTCGCGCGGCGGGCCGATCGTGTGGATGAGCGAGACCGATGCCGCCAAGGCCGGGCTGGAGGACAACGACTGGGTCGAGGCCTTCAACGCCAATGGCGCGCTGGTCGCCCGCGTGGTCGTCTCGCAGCGCATGAAGGAAGGCACGCTCTTCATGTACCACGCACAGGAGAAGATCGTAAACGTCCCCGGCTCGCCGCTCACAGGCCAGCGCGGCGGCATCCACAACTCGGTCACCCGCGCCGTACTCAAGCCGACCCACATGATCGGCGGCTACGTCCAGCAGAGCTACGGCTTCAACTACTACGGCACGGTCGGTTCGAACCGCGACGAATACGTGATCGTCCGCAAGCTCCAGAAGGTCGACTGGCTCGAAGGGGCGCTTGCCGAAGGGGAGAATGCAGCATGA
- the narH gene encoding nitrate reductase subunit beta produces the protein MKIRAQIGKVLNLDKCIGCHTCSVTCKNVWTSRDGMEYAWFNNVETKPGIGYPKDWENQKRWNGGWERTPAGSIRPKMGGKWRVLAKIFANPDLPEIDDYYEPFTFDYAHLQKAGESKAFPTARPRSLISGERIEKIKWGPNWEEILGGEFAKRSEDYNFEGVQKEIYGQFENTFMMYLPRLCEHCLNPTCVAACPSGAIYKREEDGIVLIDQESCRGWRMCVSGCPYKKIYYNWKTGKSEKCIFCYPRIEAGQPTVCSETCVGRIRYLGVMLYDADRIEEAASAENIEDLYQAQLDIFLDPHDPAVIEQARKDGVPEAWLEAARNSPVWKMAMEWKVAFPLHPEYRTLPMVWYVPPLSPISAAASSGDIAVNNGMPDIRSLRIPLKYLANLLTAGDEEPIAQCLERMLAMRGYMRAKTVEGVTDASIAENVGLTGLQIEEMYKVMALADYEDRFVIPTGHREDAEDMYDERGACGFSFGNGCSGGSSDTNLFGAPARKKLQTPTEVF, from the coding sequence ATGAAGATCCGCGCCCAGATCGGCAAGGTGCTCAACCTCGACAAGTGCATCGGTTGCCACACCTGCTCGGTCACCTGCAAAAACGTGTGGACCAGCCGCGACGGCATGGAATACGCCTGGTTCAACAATGTCGAGACCAAGCCCGGCATCGGTTATCCCAAGGACTGGGAGAACCAGAAACGCTGGAACGGCGGGTGGGAACGCACCCCCGCCGGCTCGATCCGCCCAAAGATGGGCGGCAAGTGGCGGGTGCTGGCGAAGATTTTCGCCAACCCCGACCTGCCCGAGATCGACGACTATTACGAACCCTTCACCTTCGATTACGCGCATCTGCAGAAGGCGGGCGAGAGCAAGGCCTTCCCGACTGCGCGGCCGCGCTCGCTAATTTCGGGCGAGCGGATCGAGAAGATCAAGTGGGGGCCGAACTGGGAGGAAATTCTCGGCGGCGAATTCGCCAAGCGGTCTGAGGACTACAACTTCGAAGGGGTCCAGAAGGAGATCTACGGCCAGTTCGAAAACACCTTCATGATGTACCTGCCGCGGCTGTGCGAGCACTGCCTCAACCCGACCTGCGTCGCGGCCTGCCCCTCGGGCGCGATCTACAAGCGCGAGGAAGACGGCATCGTCCTGATCGACCAGGAATCCTGTCGCGGCTGGCGCATGTGCGTATCGGGCTGCCCCTACAAGAAGATTTATTACAACTGGAAAACCGGGAAGAGCGAGAAGTGCATCTTCTGCTACCCGCGCATCGAGGCCGGCCAGCCGACCGTGTGCTCGGAAACCTGCGTCGGGCGCATCCGCTACCTCGGCGTGATGCTCTATGATGCCGACCGGATCGAGGAAGCGGCGAGCGCGGAGAATATCGAGGACCTGTACCAGGCCCAGCTCGATATCTTCCTCGACCCCCATGATCCGGCCGTGATCGAACAGGCGCGCAAGGACGGCGTGCCCGAAGCCTGGCTCGAGGCTGCGCGCAACTCGCCGGTGTGGAAGATGGCGATGGAATGGAAGGTCGCCTTCCCGCTTCACCCTGAATACCGCACGCTGCCGATGGTCTGGTACGTGCCGCCGCTCTCGCCGATCAGCGCGGCGGCAAGCTCGGGCGACATCGCGGTCAACAACGGCATGCCCGACATCCGTTCGCTGCGGATCCCGCTCAAATACCTCGCCAACCTGCTCACCGCGGGCGACGAGGAGCCGATCGCGCAATGCCTCGAACGCATGCTCGCGATGCGCGGCTACATGCGTGCGAAGACGGTCGAGGGCGTGACCGACGCCAGCATCGCCGAGAATGTCGGCCTCACCGGCCTGCAGATCGAGGAGATGTACAAGGTCATGGCGCTTGCGGACTACGAAGACCGCTTCGTCATCCCCACCGGCCACCGCGAAGATGCTGAGGATATGTACGACGAACGCGGAGCCTGCGGCTTCTCCTTCGGCAACGGCTGTTCGGGCGGATCCAGCGACACCAACCTTTTCGGCGCGCCAGCGCGTAAGAAACTCCAGACTCCGACGGAGGTGTTCTGA
- the narJ gene encoding nitrate reductase molybdenum cofactor assembly chaperone: MKSLHLISLLLQYPTTQLVDVLDELRDRLAADPALPPGTTERLAPLIDRLAASDIYDAQEAYVELFDRGRAHSLHLFEHVHGESRDRGQAMVDLRRRYLEAGLDPVAKELPDYLPLFLDYCSTLPESEARDTLAEPGLVLVALAARLAEKQSDYAPLFALLCDIAGIEMDAEAASSMPPPEDPETLEELDAQWEEKEIRFSAEAAPDPNAACPQVSAMLERMRDPSLAATDRRN; encoded by the coding sequence ATGAAGAGCCTGCACCTGATCTCGCTGCTGCTGCAGTATCCGACCACCCAGCTCGTTGACGTGCTTGATGAGCTGCGCGACCGGCTGGCCGCCGATCCGGCGCTTCCGCCCGGCACCACCGAGCGACTGGCGCCGCTGATCGACCGGCTCGCGGCGAGCGATATCTACGATGCGCAGGAAGCCTATGTCGAGCTGTTCGACCGCGGCCGGGCGCACAGCCTGCACCTGTTCGAGCATGTCCACGGCGAAAGTCGCGACCGCGGGCAGGCGATGGTCGACCTGCGGCGGCGCTATCTCGAGGCCGGGCTCGATCCGGTGGCGAAGGAACTGCCCGACTACTTGCCGCTGTTCCTCGACTATTGCTCGACCTTGCCGGAGTCAGAAGCGCGCGACACGCTGGCAGAGCCCGGTCTGGTGCTGGTCGCGCTGGCTGCGCGCCTTGCCGAGAAGCAATCCGACTATGCCCCGCTCTTCGCGCTGCTGTGCGACATCGCCGGGATCGAGATGGACGCGGAAGCGGCAAGTTCGATGCCGCCGCCCGAGGATCCGGAGACGCTGGAGGAACTCGATGCGCAATGGGAGGAGAAGGAAATCCGTTTCTCCGCCGAGGCTGCGCCCGATCCCAACGCTGCGTGCCCTCAGGTGAGCGCGATGCTCGAACGGATGCGCGATCCATCCCTGGCCGCGACCGACAGGAGGAATTGA
- the narI gene encoding respiratory nitrate reductase subunit gamma, giving the protein MNTYLNHLLFGIYPYIALATLAVGSIIRFDREPYSWRSGSSQLLRRKQLMWGSVLFHAGVLFVLFGHIVGLLVPIWVFDSLAVKHEWKQALAVYGGGFAGTIAFIGASMLLHRRLFDPRIRANSTFADTGILALLWIQLALGLATVPLSLGHMDGEQMVRFMAWANGIFTFNPTASLWLDGSHWIFRTHIFLGLTIFLLFPFTRLVHMLSAPVRYLWRGGYQVVRSRKAIGHG; this is encoded by the coding sequence ATGAACACCTATCTCAACCACCTGCTCTTCGGCATCTATCCCTACATCGCACTGGCGACGCTGGCGGTCGGCTCGATCATCCGCTTCGATCGCGAGCCTTACAGCTGGCGATCCGGTTCGAGCCAGCTCCTGCGCCGCAAGCAGCTGATGTGGGGTTCGGTGCTGTTCCATGCCGGCGTGCTGTTCGTGCTGTTCGGCCACATCGTCGGCCTGCTGGTGCCGATCTGGGTGTTCGACTCGCTGGCGGTGAAGCACGAATGGAAGCAGGCGCTGGCGGTCTACGGTGGCGGTTTTGCTGGCACTATCGCCTTCATCGGCGCCTCGATGTTGCTCCACCGGCGGTTGTTCGACCCACGCATCCGCGCCAATTCGACCTTCGCCGACACCGGCATCCTGGCGCTGCTTTGGATCCAGCTTGCGCTTGGCCTTGCCACCGTGCCGCTGTCGCTCGGCCATATGGATGGCGAGCAGATGGTGCGCTTCATGGCGTGGGCGAATGGCATCTTCACCTTCAACCCCACGGCTTCGTTGTGGCTCGACGGTTCGCACTGGATCTTCCGGACCCATATCTTCCTGGGTCTGACGATCTTCCTGCTGTTCCCCTTCACCCGGCTGGTGCACATGCTCTCCGCGCCCGTCCGTTACCTGTGGCGGGGCGGCTACCAGGTGGTCCGCTCGCGCAAGGCGATCGGCCATGGCTGA